A window of Fodinibius salinus contains these coding sequences:
- the dapF gene encoding diaminopimelate epimerase has protein sequence MTNTTSHIPFTKMQGAGNDFVLLDNRNLNLSEEDIAELAPAICERKFGVGADGILGLSSPQLEAVDYTMLYRNPDGSPAGMCGNGARCIALFAHSLGFDKQHRFNVHEQIYEASITNSNTASIGFPMETSVQERSVADQELFETFTGTEHIVKQVNEEQLENKDQLVSEGRKLRYHQDFAPEGTNVNFICGNDTSSLELQTYERGVEDLTLACGTGAIASALAWHHIQEMTATSNIFSVETKGGKLDVGFSYYPDEKKYSNITLKGPAHFVFQGNFLQ, from the coding sequence ATGACAAATACTACATCACATATCCCCTTTACAAAAATGCAGGGCGCCGGCAACGACTTTGTGTTGCTCGATAATCGCAATCTCAACCTTTCCGAAGAAGACATTGCCGAGCTTGCTCCTGCCATCTGCGAACGTAAGTTTGGTGTTGGAGCTGATGGTATACTGGGACTTTCAAGCCCCCAATTGGAAGCTGTCGATTACACCATGCTCTACCGCAATCCTGATGGTAGTCCAGCTGGCATGTGCGGTAATGGAGCCCGCTGCATAGCTTTATTTGCACATTCTCTGGGCTTTGACAAACAACATCGTTTTAATGTGCATGAACAAATTTATGAGGCCTCTATTACCAACTCGAATACAGCCTCTATTGGTTTCCCCATGGAAACTTCGGTACAAGAACGAAGCGTTGCTGATCAAGAACTTTTTGAAACCTTTACCGGAACGGAACATATCGTAAAACAAGTCAACGAAGAACAACTAGAAAACAAAGACCAGCTAGTCAGTGAGGGACGCAAACTTCGATACCATCAGGACTTTGCTCCCGAAGGCACTAACGTAAACTTTATCTGTGGCAATGATACCTCAAGTCTTGAGCTGCAAACCTATGAACGTGGGGTCGAAGATCTCACCCTTGCCTGTGGAACAGGAGCTATTGCTTCGGCACTAGCCTGGCACCATATACAGGAGATGACTGCTACTTCTAACATATTTTCCGTCGAAACGAAAGGGGGAAAACTGGATGTTGGTTTTTCATATTATCCGGATGAAAAAAAATACTCAAATATAACACTCAAAGGACCCGCCCATTTTGTTTTTCAAGGCAACTTTCTACAGTAA
- a CDS encoding ATP-binding protein: protein MTSYKNLTFEFGNRRLVGQQFAREQIKRTIKSGRIGHAYLFSGPPGSGKTAFALAFAELLNGVDNITDLGEQAFSKKSSWFTHPDIHVFLPVPTSVSVEELRNRLELLKKDPYEVVDFSLRPSLTNEDSTSNKQAFYPIDYFREEIRPTAFLKPNEGKKTIVILTGIEHMRKEAANAFLKLLEEPSENLIFLLTTNHSESLLPTIISRCQHIQLSALGTDKIEQALIQRDGLPEEDAAYLARVSGGNYAMTRFFDAETLKETRQEIIEFLRYSYVQDAVNITETAQDWQSQKNIEGQIAVLNMMEVFLRDLLVYRSTQQKSLITNANKIDVIKNFCSTLSDARLEDMIAQVNNCKPFIYQNVQGKLVFTSLALRFSSLMRGNDPFIADDNPWEHLPAYTN from the coding sequence ATGACATCATATAAGAATCTTACATTTGAATTTGGAAATCGACGTCTCGTTGGCCAACAATTTGCTCGTGAACAAATTAAGCGAACAATCAAATCAGGACGCATCGGCCATGCCTATCTATTTTCTGGACCCCCAGGGTCTGGGAAAACAGCTTTTGCCCTAGCCTTTGCCGAGCTACTAAACGGTGTTGACAATATTACGGATCTTGGAGAACAGGCATTTTCAAAAAAATCATCTTGGTTTACGCATCCAGATATTCATGTATTTTTGCCTGTACCCACTTCAGTTTCGGTTGAGGAATTACGCAATAGACTAGAACTGCTAAAAAAAGATCCCTATGAAGTAGTGGATTTCAGCCTACGGCCTTCGCTTACCAACGAAGACAGCACCAGCAACAAGCAGGCATTTTATCCTATTGATTACTTCCGAGAAGAAATTCGTCCCACTGCCTTTTTGAAACCAAATGAAGGTAAAAAGACCATAGTTATTCTGACGGGCATTGAACACATGCGTAAAGAAGCAGCCAATGCATTTTTGAAACTGCTTGAAGAGCCTTCCGAAAATCTGATTTTTTTACTTACAACAAACCACTCAGAATCACTACTGCCTACTATAATCTCGCGCTGTCAACATATTCAGTTATCAGCTCTAGGTACTGATAAGATTGAACAGGCATTAATCCAGCGAGATGGACTACCGGAAGAAGACGCCGCCTACCTTGCTCGCGTTTCTGGCGGTAATTATGCTATGACACGCTTTTTTGATGCTGAAACCCTTAAAGAGACACGACAAGAGATCATTGAATTTCTCCGGTATTCTTATGTCCAGGATGCGGTAAATATCACGGAAACTGCACAAGATTGGCAGAGCCAAAAAAATATTGAGGGCCAAATTGCTGTGCTAAATATGATGGAAGTTTTTCTTCGTGATTTGTTGGTTTATCGCTCTACACAACAGAAATCGCTGATTACCAATGCCAACAAAATTGACGTAATTAAAAATTTTTGTTCTACACTCAGCGATGCACGGCTAGAAGATATGATAGCCCAAGTAAATAACTGCAAGCCATTTATCTATCAGAATGTACAGGGTAAATTAGTATTCACCAGCCTGGCCCTTCGTTTTTCAAGCCTGATGCGCGGAAACGATCCATTTATTGCTGATGACAATCCCTGGGAACACTTACCAGCATATACGAACTGA
- a CDS encoding heme exporter protein CcmB: MKFFKGVTAVLTKDLQTEFRSRYAINTVLAFVGGALLLILFALNAEQLSPTPQSALVWIVILFAALSSLSRSFVMETEHKTYNLLRLHARSEEVFVGKLCYNYLFCLSVNTTTFLLYIFLLGMPIADSGAFVLLLILGTAGLSGVATLLGAIVSQADRKGAIFSVLSIPLMFPLILILVRTTKAALIEGVIQNYANDFWALFGYAGATITAGILLFDYIWDE; the protein is encoded by the coding sequence ATGAAGTTTTTTAAAGGAGTAACGGCTGTTCTCACCAAAGATCTGCAAACCGAATTTCGATCTCGGTATGCCATCAATACTGTGTTGGCATTTGTTGGCGGCGCTTTGTTGCTCATATTATTCGCACTCAATGCCGAACAACTTTCCCCCACTCCCCAAAGTGCGCTTGTCTGGATCGTTATCCTTTTTGCCGCACTATCCAGCTTATCCCGATCATTTGTGATGGAAACGGAACATAAAACATACAACCTTCTTCGGCTACATGCCCGCTCAGAAGAAGTATTTGTTGGAAAGTTGTGCTACAATTATCTTTTTTGCTTGTCAGTTAATACCACCACCTTTTTGTTGTATATTTTCTTATTAGGAATGCCCATTGCAGACAGCGGTGCATTTGTTCTGTTGCTTATTCTGGGAACCGCAGGACTTTCGGGCGTAGCCACCCTACTTGGTGCTATCGTTTCGCAGGCCGACCGTAAAGGTGCTATTTTTTCAGTACTAAGTATCCCACTTATGTTCCCGCTCATTTTAATACTCGTACGCACCACAAAAGCGGCACTTATTGAAGGAGTTATACAAAATTATGCCAATGACTTTTGGGCACTCTTCGGTTATGCCGGGGCCACAATTACAGCTGGTATATTACTTTTTGACTACATCTGGGACGAATAA
- a CDS encoding PTS sugar transporter subunit IIA: MNIFSLLDSQTVFPALHAKDKAEILDKLISSLQNNVSNGEVEKIREAVMERENIMSTGVGKGLAIPHGKAPGIQETYAAFAMLDEPVDYESIDDEPVNMVFLLVGPQSSNSLHIKLLSRISRLMNNSSFREQLRGCSSADEIIDLFKEQEHVSFHG; encoded by the coding sequence ATGAATATTTTCAGCTTGCTCGATTCCCAAACTGTTTTTCCTGCTCTTCATGCCAAGGATAAAGCTGAAATTTTAGATAAATTAATATCGTCACTGCAAAATAATGTTTCGAACGGGGAGGTCGAAAAAATTAGGGAAGCGGTTATGGAGCGCGAAAATATTATGTCAACAGGCGTGGGGAAAGGGCTGGCGATTCCTCATGGAAAAGCACCTGGTATCCAGGAAACGTATGCGGCTTTTGCAATGCTGGATGAACCGGTAGATTATGAATCGATTGACGATGAACCGGTCAACATGGTGTTTTTGCTTGTGGGTCCGCAATCTAGTAATAGTCTGCACATAAAGTTGCTGAGTCGTATTTCACGCCTTATGAATAACTCCTCATTTCGGGAGCAGCTGCGTGGTTGTTCATCTGCGGATGAAATTATAGATCTCTTTAAAGAACAAGAGCACGTATCTTTTCATGGGTA